In one window of Halopiger aswanensis DNA:
- a CDS encoding helix-turn-helix domain-containing protein, whose protein sequence is MSLIAEFSVKSDDLALNHALTDAPHMVVEIEQVVATMEDRVMPYFWVSGGDHTEFEAAFENDETVTNVASIDEVDGAKLYRAEWTQNVESIVYAYVELGATILQAIGRDKNWELRMRFDDQESLSQFQTYCEENEISFELNRIQDQEQPMASAQYDLTTKQRETLVTALEDGYYEVPQTVSMSELAEQMGVSQQALSKRFHAAHKNLITSTLTFTHPDDE, encoded by the coding sequence ATGAGCCTCATTGCGGAATTTTCCGTCAAATCCGACGATTTGGCGCTGAATCACGCCCTCACAGACGCACCGCATATGGTCGTCGAGATCGAGCAAGTCGTAGCGACGATGGAGGACAGAGTGATGCCATACTTCTGGGTGAGCGGCGGTGATCACACCGAGTTCGAAGCGGCGTTCGAGAACGACGAGACGGTGACGAACGTCGCTTCCATTGACGAAGTAGACGGCGCCAAACTGTACCGTGCCGAGTGGACCCAGAACGTCGAGTCGATCGTCTACGCCTACGTCGAACTCGGAGCCACGATCTTGCAGGCGATCGGCAGGGACAAAAACTGGGAACTACGGATGCGATTCGACGATCAGGAAAGTCTCTCTCAGTTCCAAACGTACTGCGAGGAGAACGAGATCTCGTTCGAACTCAACCGAATACAGGATCAGGAACAGCCGATGGCCAGCGCCCAATACGATCTCACGACGAAGCAACGCGAGACGCTGGTCACCGCACTCGAAGACGGATACTACGAAGTCCCACAGACGGTCTCGATGAGCGAACTGGCCGAGCAGATGGGCGTCTCACAGCAAGCGCTCTCGAAGCGGTTTCACGCTGCACACAAGAACCTCATCACGAGTACCTTGACGTTCACCCATCCGGATGATGAGTGA